The following coding sequences lie in one Prevotella nigrescens genomic window:
- the panC gene encoding pantoate--beta-alanine ligase, translating to MKVFERIVDLKNELFQLRKQGKTIGLVPTMGALHDGHASLIRRSVQENDATVVSVFLNPTQFNDKNDLERYPRTLEADCKLAETCGADYVFAPSVAEMYPTPDTRHFEFPPQSTVMEGAKRPGHFNGVCQVVSRLFYIVRPDRAYFGEKDWQQIAVVKRLVDYINVDVDIVECPIVRDEDGLAKSSRNTLLSPDERAIAPNIYKVLKASAEEVGKTSVQELHDKVVAAINAVDGLEVEYFDIVDGNTLLPVQSWNDTPYIVGCITVYCGKTPVRLIDHIKYKG from the coding sequence ATGAAAGTATTTGAAAGGATTGTCGATTTAAAGAACGAGCTGTTCCAGCTCCGCAAGCAAGGAAAAACCATCGGACTGGTGCCCACCATGGGTGCCTTGCACGATGGGCACGCCTCGTTGATAAGGCGAAGTGTGCAGGAAAACGATGCAACGGTGGTGTCGGTGTTTCTCAATCCCACCCAGTTCAACGACAAAAACGACTTGGAACGCTACCCGCGCACGTTGGAAGCCGATTGCAAACTGGCAGAAACGTGTGGTGCCGACTATGTTTTTGCACCGTCGGTAGCCGAAATGTATCCCACGCCAGATACCCGGCACTTCGAGTTTCCGCCCCAATCGACGGTCATGGAGGGTGCCAAGCGTCCCGGACACTTCAACGGAGTGTGCCAGGTAGTTAGCCGGTTGTTCTACATTGTGCGCCCTGACCGAGCCTATTTTGGCGAGAAAGACTGGCAGCAGATAGCTGTTGTGAAACGCCTTGTAGACTATATTAACGTTGATGTGGACATTGTGGAATGCCCGATAGTGCGCGATGAGGACGGATTGGCTAAGAGTTCGCGCAACACTTTGCTCTCTCCTGACGAGCGTGCCATAGCCCCTAATATATATAAGGTGTTGAAAGCAAGTGCCGAAGAGGTGGGAAAGACGAGCGTGCAGGAACTTCACGACAAGGTGGTGGCAGCCATTAATGCTGTCGATGGGCTGGAAGTGGAGTACTTCGACATAGTAGACGGCAACACGTTGCTGCCTGTACAGTCGTGGAACGATACGCCTTACATAGTGGGCTGCATTACGGTTTATTGTGGCAAGACGCCTGTCCGACTTATCGACCATATTAAATATAAGGGATAG
- the panD gene encoding aspartate 1-decarboxylase: MQIEVLKSKLHCVKVTEANLNYMGSITIDEDLMDAANMIAGEKVQIVDNNNGERLETYIIKGERGTGCICLNGAAARKVQVGDTVIIISYALMDFEEAKAFKPTVVFPKEGNRV, encoded by the coding sequence ATGCAGATAGAGGTATTGAAAAGCAAATTGCACTGTGTTAAGGTTACCGAAGCCAACCTTAACTATATGGGGAGCATCACCATAGACGAAGATTTGATGGATGCCGCCAACATGATTGCCGGCGAAAAGGTACAGATTGTAGACAACAACAATGGCGAACGGCTCGAGACTTACATCATTAAAGGCGAACGGGGCACGGGCTGTATCTGCCTGAACGGGGCTGCGGCACGCAAGGTTCAGGTAGGCGACACGGTCATCATCATCAGCTATGCTCTGATGGACTTCGAGGAGGCAAAGGCATTCAAGCCCACCGTAGTGTTCCCTAAAGAGGGCAATAGGGTTTAG